AAAGTTTGTTTGAGACAATTAACAATTGAAGCTCTCTTACAGTGCAGGATTGTAATATCAGAAGTAGGTTCTATTTAATGCAAAGATACAAaccagtttaaattaaaaaaaaagtttaacaaaaTAGCTAAGTTATCTATCTTTAATCTGCAGCACTCTTaaaactttttagttttttatttgttgatgtGAAGGTATTTGTTCAAGGACAAAAATACAAGTTTAGAAATGTGGTCATATGTTTTATAAAGACAATAACACCAAGATAATAGTTACATTTATCAACCATTGTAGGAAACATGTTCCAGTCCTGTTTCTTCTACTGTTTCTTCTCTTTCAGCTTGTCTTTAATCTTCTGAGGTTCATCGTATTGTATCAAACGGAGGATGTCCTTGTTGTCCATTACGCCTTGAATAAATTCCCCCTCTAAGATTTTGTCTGGTAAAGAAAAACAAGGATAACGTTAACATCAACGCGTGCCTGCGTTAACCAAGATGTGTTGATATgtcaccattttccttctttCCAAAAAACTCCCAGATTTTCTCCGCCCTTTTCTCTGGAGTGTTTTCATCTTCTTGAAGATTCTTCTGGTCGTCAACAGGAATCATGTTGAATATGGCCTGCAGGGAAGTAAGTGAAAATATTTACTGTGATTTAGTCAGATTTGTTTTATACATTAAAGGCACGTTACGTTATTAGTTCATGTAAACATATTACCAAAGGTTTTAAATGCAGAAACCTTAATTATAGAAAGGGAAAATCCAGATTAAATCATTTGAAAAGAAGACATTTCATCCTTTAAAATGCAATAATCGAATCATAACATTCACAGACTAAGATAATAATCAgtgtttttgaggttttttttcatttcatgtttgtaagaaaaagaagaaaaaaaaagaaattggtaACAAGAGTTGCCTGGATATAAAGAtgactttttttctccattattgctaatgttttatttgtttttgcttttgtgtgtgtacGTATAGAAAAAGATAAGTTAATGCCAcaatggaaatgaaaaaaaaatgtctggaaaCATATTCAGTTACATCTCACCTAGAGCGAGAGTTAATCTGTGTATTAACTCTCTGTGTATGTTATTGCTTGCGCTACATGTCTGCCtttattcaaaaacaaatagAAGAAGAATTATTATTTACACCATAGATGTAAaaccttgttttaatcataattaaaatgggttaaaagtgaccaaaaatggtggaaaaggtggttaaatgggatttttaaaatcatagaaattagttaaaagttgcaaatttgagtggccaaaaacggagaGTAAAGAGTAgtaaagggttcaaagtgtcaatattggcttaaaagtgacagaaattgGGGGAGGTGGGGTTGGGCTAATGTAATTGAttaagtaggaacaattagtttaaactggcaaatgtcgggcatgacaaattgtgaatgttgttaaaatagcaaaaataatcGAGAAATATGGcgcaaaaaggttaaaagtgacaatatcaggttaaaatatgcgacattaggtgggaaaagtgatggaaagggtttataagtactAAAAACATTTGTAGGAATTgcgttgaaatttgatggagaagtggcagaaatgggaggtaAGTACACATTATGTCGAGTCATTGCTGACTATGCCCACATGATGTAAGGAAGGTTAAATTACCCGAACGATCTCTAGGACTTCGTTTTTGCTGATGGTTCCATTTCCATCCACGTCGTACAGACCAAAGGCCCATTCTAGCTTCTGCAGCGTTTTCCCTCCCGACGTCAGATGCAGTGCTACGATGTACTCCTTAAAGTCCAAAGTACCGTCTGCGTTGGAGTCGAAGCTCCGAAAAACGTGGCGTGCGTACGCCGTGGGGTTGGCGTCGGGGAAGAAGCTTGCGTAGATGTTTTCAAACTGCTCCTTGCTTATCTTCCCTCCGGGGCATTCTTTGAGGAAGGACTGGTACCAAGTGCACAGCTCGACTTCGCTGTACTTGGTGTTGGACTTCAGGTCCTCCAGGAGTTCCTTGGACAGCGCACTGCTCTTGGTGTTTCCCATCCCACTCGTGGTTGGAAGTTCAACTTCTGTGAAGCTCTGGATGTCTAACCAAACTGCAGAGCGGCTCCAAGAGGGGATTACAGTCGTCACAGCGTAAATCCAGACAGCTGCCTTCAAGATAATGCGGATAAAATGTGTCACACCATCACACCTTGTTGAAGACATGGGCAAACAGTGGGAGGATAAGCAGAGGATTAATCCTAAGTGTAGTTGTGTTAGATGGGTTTTTTTAAGGGATTTAATAACGTGAAAATACACTGACAGACTTAAGAACAGAGAAGAGCAACTTCTATCTGATCTGAGGTCCACATTATCCAGATTCAAAGTCACCATTGAGAttaatgactaatctgagcattaatacaggaaacacaaTGGAAATGAGTAAACTGAACCTGAATTGGAGAATTTTGAAAGGGAAAATTGCACGCTCTACTCTTGTATATGGAATgtctttggtttttattttgagtCAGCCAGTCTGGTTTTGCTTAAGTTGCAATTATTTTCTTGGCTtgtagttattgttttttgtcagtTCTTGTATTGTTTGCCCTTTCAGCTCAAGCAGTCAGTCGTTTCTTCAGTTTGCTCTCCAGGTTTCGGTTGGTCCctttattttcaatgtttttggcTTTTGGGATTTTGGAGCCTGACACAAGTTATTGCATTATTTCCTGTGTCATATAAGATTAGATAAGATATGCCTTTAATTATCCACAATAGGGAGCTTTGGTTTGTTTCAGGTGTCAAGTCCTCCTAgaaaatgaaatcagcatctCAATAAAGCTTGTCAGCAGGAGGAAACATGAAGTGCTCTGAAGGTCCTGGTAGATGCTGCGTTGACTGTGGACTTCAGAAAACACCGTGGaccgacaccagcagatgacatggcagcTCAAATCATCACAGACTGCGGAAACTTCACATTGGACTTCAAGCATCGTGGATTCTGAGCCTCTccactcttcctccagactcttgAGGAATCTGGagggaccttgatttccaaatgaTATGCAAAGAACTTTGGACCACTGAGCAACAGTCCAGTTCTTTTTCTCCACAGCCCAGATAAGACGCTTCTGACGTTGTCTCTCGTTCAAATCAGGAGTggcttgacacaaggaatgcAACATTTGTATCCCATGTCTAGGATTCGTCTGTACGTAGTGGCTCTTGATGTGCTGACTCCAGCCTCAGTCCACTCCTTGTGAAGCTCCCCCAAATCCTTGAATGCATTTTGCTTGACAATCCTCTCAAGGCTGTGGTCATTCCTTTTCCTACCACACTTTTTCCTTCCACTCAACTTTCTATGAATATGCTTGGACACAGCACTCTGTGAACAAACAGATTCTTTAGCAATGATCTTTTGTGGCTTACCCTCCTTGTGGAGTGTGTCAGTGACTGTTGTCTGGACATCTGTCAAGTCAGCAgtcttccccatgattgtgGAGCCTACTGACCCAGACTGAGACCATTTGAAGGCTCAGGAAACCTTGAGTTTTGAGTTAATTTGCTGATTAGGGTGTGACACCATGACTCTCCAAAACTGAACTTTTTCAAATCATTCACAACACAATCTCAGTCCAGCAGCTAAAAGTTACTCAGTGAGTCCCATTTACCACGAAACATAAATCTGATAAACAAAGAAGTCAGATTTTTTACAAAGGTGAACACTGAAAGCTTTTTATGTACTTAATACAAAAGTCTCCTCCCTTTAGTACCATTAGCGACCACCAGGGGGCCTCAGACTACACTTTGAAATGACTTTAAGaagttttattgatttattctgtttggctttagctttagcttcaTTCATTGGTTGGATTTACTTTTAAATACACGTTCTCCTCAGTTCTCCCAGTACCAGACCTCAGATTGCCCTGAAACCTTTACATAATTGTTTTGGTCACCAAAAATTGAGCATCCTAGATCTCCTCTCTGGATGAAAGGCACATCTGTCACACACTGCAGCAGGTGTAGTAGCGTTAGCAATGACTGTCCACCCGGATTAATGCTCCCATTGAGTGCAGCTAGCCTAGCGCTTTGTATTTCCTCTACATGGAAGCTAATGTTGGCAGTAATCTCTTTATTACTCTGATGCTCACGTTGTTCAAATCCAATCCAGGAGGAATTAAAGGACAAAGGTGGACGATGTATGGAAGAGGATACACAGATCAGCCGTTTAACatagtgattatttttttattgtgatgttcagggttggggtcaattatttgTAGTCGCGTAATATTTATCGCatgattttttcaaaatctgtttctgttgtaatcataattgtaatttagttcagaaaattaattttgtaattgtaattgccatgaaatcATAATTTAAGGCAAAACTCGAgtaccatgttacagttctatgtacagtactacacataagtagttaacaataatttttaaaagtttCATATCAAGCATTCCCACATTGtatcattaaaatatatataaatctagggctatactgacacaaaaaaggcttagatacccacaccaaaaatactaaaacctatatttttattgattaggaagccagacaaggtaaccaagagatgagaaacaaattagatggtggatatttgtttttttgtgtattttagatctgatttaggacccgttatcataagagatgctaacagaaagctaacacaagagtaaggttaacttttattaagttatttatttcaggctcagaaaTTTTCCAATTTCAATTTCCAATCTCGTCAACTCGTCAGGTTCTTTGTCCGTTGTAAGTAAAGCCATTACTTACCATTCAAAGCCCATTTAAACCTATAACAGACCTTGTTGGTGCCTTAATGTTCATTATAGtgatatttgcactagtttaagGAAAGAATATTAATGcatgttatgtatttatttaattgtatgcATTAGTTACCTTTTAAAACTTACTGATATAATATGGCTTCATAGTGCTGACTGAATGTGTTGATCCCAGTGTCCCTTTGCGTCTTTATTCCTGACTTCAGATTTTTAATGGAAAGTCACACGATTGAGGTCAACGTTTAAGATGCTATCATTTACTAATATTCATATTAATGTCTTTTAGCagaacatttttgtgtgtgtgtcactggaAACCAACTCTTTATTGGTTTTCCATGAAAGCGACTCAGAGTCATAGTAAGGAAACCTTTATTTGCATGTTACAAACACAGCTTTTGTTTCAAGTGCTAAAGACTTCATTTCAGAGCATCAAACAGGTCACTGTGGCTGAATGATCTTGAGGACTTGGATCCGTTTAGGATCATAGACACATGTCTCCTCCAGGCCACTTTTTACCATCCCACATTTGGCCGGCACCCAGGCGCTGTTGTAACCGTTGTAATGCCAGACCTTCTGAAGTGGGTGACCCTGATAATAGATTTCCGCCACCTTTCCAACACTGACGAGGGCCCTAATTACCCTTCTATCTTCCTCAGGGTGATGGATGGGGTAGCGGCTTGCTTTCTCTAGATCCCTGCTGAGGTAAACACCACGTCCCAACATCCCGTCTTCTGATTGTTTGAAACCAGAACGTTGGATGCTCTGAGCGGCCATGCTCGTGGTGCCGTGATACATGATGTAGGTTTTCCCACTTTCAATTGGTGAATCTGCCTGTAGTCGAAAAGACCCAGCTGGTGGTGCAAAGTCATCCTCAGCCCACACTGGTGTCCTCCTACTACACATGTTGGTATTACTGCAGGGAAAACAACCAAAGATATAATGAACACATGAagtttaaatgtttcatttgaaaaagtcaCTTCAGAGTCTAAAAAGTCCCAGAATTTGTTCACAAAGTAACACTCTACATGATATGCATGATACTTTATCAGTCAAGTCGCtaaaggagaaaataaaaaactttcaGTACAGTCTGTAATTAACATGTAAAAGTCCATATATGTGCCAAAATTCTTTTTAGGTAATTATGGaacaaaaatgtcaaacttttctttctaaaaacacaaactttgaTGAGTTTTATGGTGTGAGGAACAAAGCAGTTGATTTACAGTAAATAGGCACAACCTCCCCTCATTTTAACAGAACTACTGATTTCCTGCTAAGAAGTTATTTCTCTGCTATGAAACTTTACACAGTTTTCTCTCTAAAGCGCTGACGTGTCAGTCGCTGTTAGAATCTTTAGTGTGATGTGAGACGTACCTTAGTTGAAGTCCAAACAGCAGTGAAGGTTAGCTCTGCTTCAGCCTCAGATAAAGGAGTTCAGATAAAGTAGGAAACGCCATATATGGATTTCCACTGCacactttcactttcattttttgtCTCACCGtgtggaatatttttttttaaaacatattgtagaaacacatttaagtaaggcaaggcaaggcaaatttatttgtatagcgcatttcatacacaaggcaactcaatgtgctttacatgataaaacagtgcaacagaaaacattcaacagcttaaaatcaataagaacattaaagtcggcaacaaacaaaaacaaaacaaaaaagggatttaaaatcatcaacaaacacatgacatcatcaacatgaccaaaaatctccctctcaatcatacgcagtagagaaaaaaagtgcctttaagtttgatttaaaaatgttcactgctgcagtttgttccacttctttgcagcataacaactaaacacagcatcaccatgtttactgagaactctgggctccactatctgacctgtgtccatagatctgagagacctgctgggttcatacctgactaacatctcactgatgtattctggaccaaacccattcacagatttatacaccagcagcagaactttaaagtctattctgaggctgactgggagccagtgtaaagactttaaaactggagtaatgtgttctgacctctttgttctggttcccACAGTCCAATAGCATCATAGTATGTGAAGTTTAATCCCTGGCCgtgctaaaaaataaagtttctttTGCACATTAAGAGGCTATTTTTGGGTTTTTCCAATTTCAACTGCTTCTCGTCAACTCGTCAGGTTCTTTGTCCTTTGTAAGTAAAGCCATTACTTACCATTCAAAGCCCATTTAAACCTATAACAGACCTTGTTGGTGCCTTAATGTTCATTATAGtgatatttgcactagtttaagGAAAGAATATTAATGcatgttatgtatttatttaattgtgtgcATTAGTTACCTTTTAAAACTTACTGATATAATATGGCTTCATAGTGCTGACTGAATGTGTTGATCCCAGTGTCCCTTTGCGTCTTTATTCCTGACTTCAGATTTTTAATGGAAAGTCACACGATTGAGGTCAACGTTTAAGATGCTATCATTTACTAATATTCATATTAATGTCTTTTAGCagaacatttttgtgtgtgtgtcactggaAACCAACTCTTTATTGGTTTTCCATGAAAGCGACTCAGAGTCATAGTAAGGAAACCTTTATTTGCATGTTACAAACACAGCTTTTGTTTCAAGTGCTAAAGACTTCATTTCAGAGCATCAAACAGGTCACTGTGGCTGAATGATCTTGAGGACTTGGATCCGTTTAGGATCATAGACACATGTCTCCTCCAGGCCACTTTTTACCATCCCACATTTGGCCGGCACCCAGGCGCTGTTGTAACCGTTGTAATGCCAGACCTTCTGAAGTGGGTGACCCTGATAATAGATTTCCGCCACCTTTCCAACACTGACGAGGGCCCTAATTACCCTTCTATCTTCCTCAGGGTGATGGATGGGGTAGCGGCTTGCTTTCTCTAGATCCCTGCTGAGGTAAACACCACGTCCCAACATCCCGTCTTCTGATTGTTTGAAACCAGAACGTTGGATGCTCTGAGCGGCCATGCTCGTGGTGCCGTGATACATGATGTAGGTTTTCCCACTTTCAATTGGTGAATCTGCCTGTAGTCGAAAAGACCCAGCTGGTGGTGCAAAGTCATCCTCAGCCCACACTGGTGTCCTCCTACTACACATGTTGGTATTACTGCAGGGAAAACAACCAAAGATATAATGAACACATGAagtttaaatgtttcatttgaaaaagtcaCTTCAGAGTCTAAAAAGTCCCAGAATTTGTTCACAAAGTAACACTCTACATGATATGCATGATACTTTATCAGTCAAGTCGCtaaaggagaaaataaaaaactttcaGTACAGTCTGTAATTAACATGTAAAAGTCCATATATGTGCCAAAATTCTTTTAGGTAATTATGGaacaaaaatgtcaaacttttctttctaaaaacacaaactttgaTGAGTTTTATGGTGTGAGGAACAAAGCAGTTGATTTACAGTAAATAGGCACAACCTCCCCTCATTTTAACAGAACTACTGATTTCCTGCTAAGAAGTTATTTCTCTGCTATGAAACTTTACACAGTTTTCTCTCTAAAGCGCTGACGTGTCAGTCGCTGTTAGAATCTTTAGTGTGATGTGAGACGTACCTTAGTTGAAGTCCAAACAGCAGTGAAGGTTAGCTCTGCTTCAGCCTCAGATAAAGGAGTTCAGATAAAGTAGGAAACGCCATATATGGATTTCCACTGCacactttcactttcattttttgtCTCACCGtgtggaatattttttttttaaaacatattgtagaaacacatttaagtaaggcaaggcaaggcaaatttatttgtatagcgcatttcatacacaaggcaactcaatgtgctttacatgataaaacagtgcaacagaaaacattcaacagcttaaaatcaataagaacattaaagtcggcaacaaacaaaaacaaaacaaaaaagggatttaaaatcatcaacaaacacatgacatcatcaacatgaccaaaaatctccctctcaatcatacgcagtagagaaaaaaagtgcctttaagtttgatttaaaaatgttcactgctgcagtttgttccacttctttgcagcataacaactaaacacagcatcaccatgtttactgagaactctgggctccactatctgacctgtgtccatagatctgagagacctgctgggttcatacctgactaacatctcactgatgtattctggaccaaacccattcacagatttatacaccagcagcagaactttaaagtctattctgaggctgactgggagccagtgtaaagactttaaaactggagtaatgtgttctgacctctttgttctggttcccACAGTCCAATAGCATCATAGTATGTGAAGTTTAATCCCTGGCCgtgctaaaaaataaagtttctttTGCACATTAAGAGGCTATTTTTGGGTTTTTCCAATTTCAACTGCTTCTCGTCAACTCGTCAGGTTCTTTGTCCTTTGTAAGTAAAGCCATTACTTACCATTCAAAGCCCATTTAAACCTATAACAGACCTTGTTGGTGCCTTAATGTTCATTATAGtgatatttgcactagtttaagGAAAGAATATTAATGcatgttatgtatttatttaattgtgtgcATTAGTTACCTTTTAAAACTTACTGATATAATATGGCTTCATAGTGCTGGCTGAATGTGTTGATCCCAGTGTCCCTTTGCGTCTTTATTCCTGACTTCAGATTTTTAATGGAAAGTCACACGATTGAGGTCAACGTTTATGATACTATCGTTTACTAATATTCATATTAATGTCTTTTAGCagaacatttttgtgtgtgtgtcactggaAACCAACTCTTTATTGGTTTTCCATGAAAGCGATTCAGAGTCATAGTAAGGAAACCTTTATTTGCATGTTACAAACACAGCTTTTGTTTCAAGTGCTAAAGACTTCATTTCAGAGCATCAAACAGGTCACTGTGGCTGAATGATCTTGAGGACTTGGATCCGTTTAGGATCATAGACACATGTCTCCTCCAGGCCGCTTTTTACCATCCCACAGTCGGCCGGCACCCAGGCGCTGTCGTAACCTTTGTCATGCCAGACCTTCTGAAGTGGGTGACCCTGACGATCGATTTTCGCCACCTCTCCAACACTGACGAGAGCCCTAATAACCCTTCTATCTTCCTCAGGGTGCTTGATGGGGTAGCGGCTTGCTTTCTCTAGATCCCTGCTGAGGTAAACACCACGTCCCAACATCCCGTCTTCTGATTGTTTGAAACCAGAACGTTGGATGCTCTGAGCGGCCATGCTCGTGGTGCCGTGATACATGATGTAGGTTTTCCCACTTTCAATTGGTGAATCTGCCTGTAGTCGAAAAGACCCAGCTGGTGGTGCAAAGTCATCCTCAGCCCACACTGGTGTCCTCCTACTATACATGTTGGTATTACTGCAGGGAAAACAACCAAAGATATAATGAACACATGAagtttaaatgtttcatttgaaaaagtcaCTTCAGAGTCTAAAAAGTCCCAGAATTTGTTCACAAAGTAACACTCTACATGATATGCATGATACTTTATCAGTCAAGTCGCtaaaggagaaaataaaaaactttcaGTACAGTCTGTAATTAACATGTAAAAGTCCATATATGTGCCAAAATTCTTTTTAGGTAATTATGGaacaaaaatgtcaaacttttctttctaaaaacacaaactttgaTGAGTTTTATGGTGTGAGGAACAAAGCAGTTGATTTACAGTAAATAGGCACAACCTCCCCTCATTTTAACAGAACTACTGATTTCCTGCTAAGAAGTTATTTCTCTGCTATGAAACTTTACACAGTTTTCTCTCTAAAGCGCTGACGTGTCAGTCGCTGTTAGAATCTTTAGTGTGATGTGAGACGTACCTTAGTTGAAGTCCAAACAGCAGTGAAGGTTAGCTCTGCTTCAGCCTCAGGTAAAGGAGTTCAGATAAAGCAGGAAACGCCATATATGGATTTCCACTGCacactttcactttcattttttgtCTCACCGtgtggaatatttttttttaaaacatattgtaGAAACACATTTAAGTAAGGTGAATCTATTCTCAGCTATAAACAGTTAAtacttattttcttgttttcatttagttttttctcttcCATTTCTAATACTTTtgcaaaaaataactttttacaAGTTTCCCAAACATGTTTTGGCTAAAtctcacatactgtatttacatgTAATTTGTCTTTGTAAATGGGTGATCAGAGAGACAGAAATGCCAATTCCCACACAAAATCGAACGTCAAATGTCACGATATGACGGGTGGTCTAAGgttagctttagcaagtgtGATGCGTGCAGATTTTGTGCTGTGAATTATTGTGAAAGATAATAGTTAACTCCATTAATCATATGCTCATATAACATGTTTGTTATGATTTTAGGGAGTTTAATATAGGCCAAGTGCCATCACCACCAACTTTACCAGTTCTGAATATAAGGGAATGGAAAAACATGGGTGTGTATTTACCAGAGAGTTAACTGGAAACAATAGACCAGGGATCTGCAACCtctactctcaaaggagccatttaacctcatctcaccccgaatgaagtcctcctggagccggaaAAATACTGCCTCAATGtatacaatacagtgtattaaaatctatacagttaaaattatttagaataatgtttgatttaatttgatttgatcaagtaaatggcaacttaaaaacagtttaaaataaaataaaatgaattgacaaaaaaataacaacgaAACCgtgtcttgcatcttcaaattcttacgcatttcagtttacatgaacacaatttatatcgataatattttttatgttaatgtatttaatgtattaatgcatgatcatgtggtcaacacttgctaattgctaatttcttgccgcACATAAAgtatgcatatttaaccggcacattggtaGTTAAaagaatctgttcccacacaattaaaatctctgttttcttccagaatagtgtttttgttggtttagtttcttaccagggatttaaaacttaaggtttaccacaggtgcaggaaagttgatggtctgtagatgttgcaggagatgaagtaggaaggtgcataacgtgatttatttttaagttaacaaattgttatatcatgattttatttgtcattattcattaatagcctctgtaagaaaataactctttatttcagtattttttttaaagctatatggAGCCATGGCAAAGgactcaaagagccacatgaggctccagagccacaggttgcagacccctgcaatAGACTAAACAATcaaggcctgtgtgtgtgtgtgtgtgtgtgtgtgtgtgtgtgtgtgtgtgtgtgtgtgtgtgtgtgtgtgtgtgtgtgtgtgtgtgtgtgtgtgtgtgtgtgtgtgtgtgtgtgtgtgtgtgtgtttcaaggTTATTTGACATTGTGTGTCATCTCTTGGGTTTGgcaaacctgttttttttttttttggttttatggtTTTTTATTGGGTtcttttaca
The Gouania willdenowi chromosome 8, fGouWil2.1, whole genome shotgun sequence genome window above contains:
- the rcvrna gene encoding recoverin a, producing MGNTKSSALSKELLEDLKSNTKYSEVELCTWYQSFLKECPGGKISKEQFENIYASFFPDANPTAYARHVFRSFDSNADGTLDFKEYIVALHLTSGGKTLQKLEWAFGLYDVDGNGTISKNEVLEIVRAIFNMIPVDDQKNLQEDENTPEKRAEKIWEFFGKKENDKILEGEFIQGVMDNKDILRLIQYDEPQKIKDKLKEKKQ